The sequence below is a genomic window from Candidatus Stygibacter australis.
GCAATCTAAAGATCATTGGCGGAGGATGAGGGACTCGAACCCCCATGGGCAAAGCCCGGCGGTTTTCAAGACCGCTGTCTTACCAGTTAGAGCTAATCCTCCAAAGTTTTGCCATTAATTTGAGGCAGATTTTCATGTCAAGTATTTTGTGCTGGATTTGATTTATAAACCGTTCTTTATTTTCAAGCAATTTCCCTGAGAAAAATTGCTTATTTAGAAACCATTATACATTTCAGATACTTATGATGAAAGAGACCAGGAAATTGCCTTAAAACTATTGATAACCGAACTCTTTGAGAGCGTTTTTCTTTTTACGCCAGTTAGGTTTTATTTTTATCCAGAGCGTAAGTTTTGCTCTTTTCCCTGTTATTTTGTAAATCTCTCTCTCTGCATTCATTCTCAAAGATTTGATTTTCTCACCACCTTTGCCAATCAGGATAATCTTCTGAGATTTCCTTTCCAACCAGATATTTGCATCGATTTCCACTTTATTAGGAAAGTCCTGATAATTTTCTACCATAACTGTAGAGCTGTAAGGGATCTCATCACGAAAATTAAGGAAAATCTGTTCTCGGATGATCTCCTGGGCAAAGAAACGCAATGGAAGATCACTCAGTTCTTCCGGACCATAATAAGGTGGATTATATGGCAAATAAGTTGTGATAGTATCTAAAAAAGGTGCAATATCCTTTTCCACCAACAGCGAGATAGGGATCACTTTGTCAAAATCTTCTTTACGTAACTCCACCAGCAGTGGTTCAATTGTTTCTGGTTCCACCAGATCAATTTTATTGAGTAAAGCCAGTTTGGGGATTTTAATATTACCTATTAATTTGAGCATCTGCTGATCATAATCAGTTGGAAAATGATTGGCATCAGTTATAAATAGAATAAGGTCGGCATCTTTCAGAGCGATTTTTATATAATCCATCATTCTGTTATGAAGTTCATAACGTGGTTCAAGAAAACCAGGTGTATCCAGAAAAATGATCTGAAGGTCTTCCCCATTCAAGATACCTTTGATCTGATGTCTGGTAGTTTGAGGTTTAGGACTCACAATAGAAAGTTTTTCACCCAGAAGACGGTTCATAAGGGTAGATTTACCCACATTAGGCTTGCCAATAATTGTGACAAAGCCACTTTTAAATTTATTATCCATTATATCCTGCATATTTTGTATATCAATAAAAACAGCGTAGTTTCATTCATATTGATAGATTTAAGGTCAGTATCCGCCTGCAGCAGGTAAGAGAATATCTCTTTGATCTGTCCAGACGAATAATTATCAGCAGCTTTCATGTATTCCTCTCTAAAGGAATGAAATACTTCTGTAAGATGATTATCGACTATTTCCCGATTAGAATAGTTGTTTTGTCGATATATATGCACTTTCCAGAGGGTCATATAGTATCTGGCAAGCATTGATGTAAGCATCACTCCAATATTATTAGCTTCCTCTGAAGCTATCATATTTTGCAGCACTT
It includes:
- the era gene encoding GTPase Era is translated as MDNKFKSGFVTIIGKPNVGKSTLMNRLLGEKLSIVSPKPQTTRHQIKGILNGEDLQIIFLDTPGFLEPRYELHNRMMDYIKIALKDADLILFITDANHFPTDYDQQMLKLIGNIKIPKLALLNKIDLVEPETIEPLLVELRKEDFDKVIPISLLVEKDIAPFLDTITTYLPYNPPYYGPEELSDLPLRFFAQEIIREQIFLNFRDEIPYSSTVMVENYQDFPNKVEIDANIWLERKSQKIILIGKGGEKIKSLRMNAEREIYKITGKRAKLTLWIKIKPNWRKKKNALKEFGYQ